atacttgtataaaaataactatttcaaaGACTCAATAAAAAGAAAGTCAAAAAGGTATCTGAGACTGAGTTCATCACTAGAAAAGTACATAACTTACAACTATTTATATCAATCTTCAAAATTACAAACAAGCCTACCAGAGAAACTTACAAACAAAGAAAAGTGTTCGCAAGTCTCAAGGTGTCTGACCAAGAAGAGATGGTTGGAAGAAGAGATGGCTGTGAGCAATCTCGATGAGTTCACGTGGGTCATTCATTGTCTCATCCCTCAGCGCCTCAAGAACTGCCTCACATGAGACCTCCCTAACAACAACAAAGCATAAACTAAGAGTAAAAGGGGTTCAAAGCTAATTAGTCAAAGGAAATAAGGATACCTTGTTATAAGAATTCTGTAGAGCATCTTCAAAATGGGACAAAGCTCAGCAGGAGTTACAGGCTTGTCCTCTTCAGGGTGTTGAAGACTTAACGAGGATTGGTTTAATAACTCAAAAAACGCTTTCACCGCAGAAACACCCTAGGAACATTCCATCAAAACCACTTCCATCATTAGCCTTTCATATACAACTAATCTAAGACATCATATTTGCAGTACCTGGATCATTCCCTTGCCCTTGATGCTATCACCCATTTGAAGGTTAAGTTCTCCTTTAGCGAGCTTCTGACCATACCACGCATTACGACCTTTTAGTAACGTTACATAAGTATCCGCGAGCAAAGGCCCAGCAAGCTTCTCTGGCTCTTTGGCCAATAGATGAGTAATAAAAATCATCTCTGAAGTACAATGCGCAAAGTACACTGATTTGCTTGTAGCACTTTCCTTTGTTAATGTATCCACCATTCCTACAAACACACTGGTTCATGAGCTTTCTCACCTAGAGAAACATTTTATAGAGATGTGTTGATCTTTACCTGCGCCAATGGCGTATACATTTTTCAAACCACCCATTACTTCATGAGTAACAAGGTCACTGTTATCCCACACTATGAAATGAGACTGCCTTAGAAACTTCCCCAGAGGCTTCCTCCATTTCTCAGACCCGCATATCCGTGCATTAGCGTACTCTTTGTTGTATACCTCGGAAGCAATGTTAGGTCCCCCAAGGTAGAGAATGTTCTCAAGAGGGATTCCAGCTACAAAGACGCAATGACAAGGGAGTTGTAACACTGATCAAGATGCAAGAGAGACAGGTGCAGCTAGACACCTATGCTGCTTACTGACACTCAGGCCTGGGCGTTTCTACCCCAAACCGAAACCCCAACCTTAACCtgaaccgaaaaaaccgaaatCATATCCGAatgttatacaaaaatatctgAATGGGACTTGAGAGATTGGTACTTTCGGAGTTTGGATACATTCCGAACTGAACCGAAATCCAAACTAGAATCTGAACATACATGAActtagttaaatatgttaatgtctttatatatatagtaaggAAATTTAGATATCTTAgagtattttaaagatttttgtatgtttggtttattattttgaatacttttttgttagtttaactattttttaattagattttgaataatctatatatatatgagtatgtttttgttaattttttaagttctttaaaaaatatttattgggCGATTTCAGACACTGGTTATAATCCAATTTGAATAGAATCCGACCCAACAATTAGCAAAACCCGAATGGGACTTATGTGCATAGTACCCAAAATCCGAATCCTACCGGCTGAACGCAAAGGCCTAACTGACACTACACACAACCAATTGATTAAGGAGGAAGATATCAAATATTCATCTACCAAGcagataaaaataaagaaacatgGGAAGTGAAATTTTTACTCGCTCGATAGATCATCTGAGTAGGAGTAACAATCCTAGGACGAGGCTCAAACTCAGCTTCCACTCCCTTAGCCAAAGAGATGATCACAGGAGCCGTAACCCTCTCCTTCCAGTACTTACTAATCTCACTAAACACCTGAAAAGTCTCAGTCGAAGGCAAACCATTCACAACAACATCAGCATCCCAAACCGCCTCCTGCAGATTCGTCACCACTTTCAAAGGACACAGAGGAGTCTCAATCATATTCAAACAAAACCCATCTTTCAATATCTCGTCTGCGTACAGCACTCTATCGCCTAGCCTAGCTTCCACGTACTTGAGATACGCGCACCGTCGTATCAGCCTCCTGAGCAGCTCCTCTCTCGAGTTGATCACTTCGAAGAGATGCTGAGCTGTGGCTTTGTCGATCGATCTCCCTCCTCTTCTCCAGATTCGAACACTGACTTTATCTCTGAATGTTCCGTAGTTTTCTTGTAGCATTGCGATGAAGACGCTTCCCCACGCGCCGGCGCCTACGCCTACGATCTTTAACGGATCGTCGTCGGCTTTGCACATTACTCTGCGGATCTCGTCGAGCCTTGCTTCCACCAATTGCTCCATTATTAACAAATAAAGGCTTTAGATTTGTAATGAGTGTCTTCAGTGGCTTGTTCACTAACAAGGCAACAAGCTGTGgaacaaaaaaagatttgatcTTTGTCGGAGTAATCGATGCTTAAGCTTAAACGACGAAACGACCTTTTCAGgaaagtttgtgtttttattttcttttcaggTAATTTGGCAAGATCAGACAATTACGTCAGCTTCTCTATGCTGTCTTTATCTAACGTGGGCCTACTTGTGGCCCACTTCACCTTGTATATGGGCTTTTTCgttatttcattttatagtCTAGCGGTCCACTTCCAACGTTTGGCCGACATTAGCGACATGAAGCATTAGTCTTCATTTCCTAAactttaaatatgtaaaatttaatgatgAACTAGATTCTgacggtatatttttttgttttaatttttcaagaaatttaatttttatatttgtgttattttgtaatcatattatgtttaatattaatttaatttaatataatttttggtaagtatattaaatatgtcaTATTGCATAATTATACACTTGTGTCATATGcatttcagaaattattttaaaagtttattcctaaaatttgcaatatattatattttcttattttcttaatagTTGCCTAACaaaattagtcaaaaatatttatacaaaaaaaaactgattcagAATCGacccaaaaatcaaaatctcatACTCTGTTAGACCTGGTTTATATACTCAAACGGATCTTAGTCTCATACTCTATTAGAAAATAATCACATTTAGTTGTCCtatcatttaattttaaaataaatataatcacAGATATATCTTATTAACATCTTAATAAAATCAACAATATACTATGTTTAAGGATAATCTCAAATTTGTTTACTGTTAATATTCTAAATTCAAAAATCTGTATTCAAGACCAATACCAactgatttataaaaaatattttaacctattaataattattaacaacatatataattattttataggcCATTAACTATTTTGTAAGTCATGTcattaacaaaaacaattcaTATGTTATGCAATcataatatataagtatatttacatatgatcctgcatattatttttagtattaTGTTATGCAACCATAACATATgattaatgttattattttgatGATGTCAAAAAGTATCTCAACATGTGATTGTTCTTaacattttttatcaaattaatacCATTCTAAAACATATAATGGAATTCTTTTGTAATcatataattagatttaaatacgtttaataatatatatttaataccaCTAGAATGCtgttaaaacattaaatttaaattgaaaataattttaaatataaaataaattgcaaTCTATATAATAGACAAAACTATAGCATATTTTTATCTGCGAACAAatgtatttacaaatataaatgtactaatatatatataataacctAAATGATACTATTTCCATTTTTCTTACTTTGAAATTTAGATTTGTTCACACAAATCAAAGGAAAAGAATTAATTTTCTATTATATCAaaccaaaaacatcattaactaTTCACCTAATcataattcaaccaataaaaacactaactggataatataaaaaaatgaataaaattgcattgaaaattaaaaattgaaaatgtcATCTAATTTGAAGtgaaaaaaaatctctaaaatgtaatatattaaaaacaaagcGACTTTGTTCTACAAACAAAAACACTAGaaaattttctgatttttatagAATTGTCAAAGTACAAGTTACTTATCTAATATATCAATTTGATTGTTTTACCATGCAAAACCGAAATATGCAAACGACACAGCTTACAATGTTCCGAATTCAATTTGAAAACAACTTAAAAATATAGTAGTTATGATTAATACCTCTTATTAACAAGGAAGCGAATGCTCACTTCATCATCTCTGACAATAATTTACTTTGACAACTCAATACAAATCATCAAAGATTTCAGAAGCATGATAAGAGTCAACTTTAAAGCATGAGctcgagcaaaaaaaaaacgccAATACCGCTCAGGGGATGATCTCTAAGTAAATccaactaaaaacaacattttgaTGTCTTCCAAACTGTCTACATATTCTGAACTCAGTCTTGGTATTTGGCAAATTTATAGAACACAATCTTATTGAAATTTAGAAAggccaaactttttttttttgaaacactgaAAAGGCCAAACTAAAACTGCATTTTTTGACAACAATTGCATGCAACATTTAAACGAAAAAATAAGTGCATGTCATCTCTCCCTCTTATAATATATGCTTGACGTTAAAAGGTTTGTAAATTTGTaaggtttaaaaattaaatacgcACGGAAG
This region of Brassica napus cultivar Da-Ae chromosome C5, Da-Ae, whole genome shotgun sequence genomic DNA includes:
- the LOC106400971 gene encoding glycerol-3-phosphate dehydrogenase [NAD(+)] At3g07690, cytosolic, with protein sequence MEQLVEARLDEIRRVMCKADDDPLKIVGVGAGAWGSVFIAMLQENYGTFRDKVSVRIWRRGGRSIDKATAQHLFEVINSREELLRRLIRRCAYLKYVEARLGDRVLYADEILKDGFCLNMIETPLCPLKVVTNLQEAVWDADVVVNGLPSTETFQVFSEISKYWKERVTAPVIISLAKGVEAEFEPRPRIVTPTQMIYRATGIPLENILYLGGPNIASEVYNKEYANARICGSEKWRKPLGKFLRQSHFIVWDNSDLVTHEVMGGLKNVYAIGAGMVDTLTKESATSKSVYFAHCTSEMIFITHLLAKEPEKLAGPLLADTYVTLLKGRNAWYGQKLAKGELNLQMGDSIKGKGMIQGVSAVKAFFELLNQSSLSLQHPEEDKPVTPAELCPILKMLYRILITREVSCEAVLEALRDETMNDPRELIEIAHSHLFFQPSLLGQTP